The nucleotide window CCCGCTCATCAGCCATTTTGAGGAAGATTAAATAAGTAATCTGTTCCACATAGTCACCGTATCCAACACCATCATCTCTGAGTACGTGCGCGTAATTCCAAACCTTATTAACAATCTCAGACGCACTCATGTGGAACCTCATTTATAGGTAATTGTGACGTAAATGGATGTACTAATGCCGCGGGAGGCACGAGCCCAGGGATGGGCGAAGGTAGAACCACGCAGGAGCAGTTGTCGAGGACGCCGGGAGCGGCTTCGAAATAATCTCCATAACCCACGCCATCGTCACGTAAGACGTGGGCGTAGTTCCAGACTTTGTTTACAATTTCAGATACGCTCAAAATAACCTCATAGTTTCAATAAGTTACAATTTTAAGTTTTTAAAATGATATGAAATTTAGCTTGATTTTTACCTACAAAATGCCGATATTACTAACACGACGGGTAAATCCTGATCTGCGCCAAGCATGTTCCCTTCCATCGGTTGGCAAGAGTGCTGGAGCCATCGGCATATCAGGGTCCGCTTGCTGTTGACCAATTGGGAAACCAGTATGAAAAAGAAATCATTGTTTGAATCAAACCCCTATTTACAGGATCCCAAGAAATATCGGGAATCATTAATCACTAGTGTTTCCAGTTCAACCGTTATCGAAACGGGCGCCAGCCTTACCCAAGTAAGGCAACAACTATCTGAAGTGTCGAGCAGCTATACTTCTCCTACAAAGCCTGAATCGAAGCCTCGATAATTTCATCAAATAACTGCTCCATGGGTTGATAGTCGCGCCCCAATCCAATTTGGACAGCGGTAAAATAATCTATTTTCTTTGGCCCGCGAATAATACTAAAGTCCAAAATTGGTAATCCTGCTTGCAACGCCATAATAATTGCCAATATGCGTGAGCATCTACCATTGCCTTCTCGAAACGGATGGATCAGAACTAGCTCAGTCACTCTCCAGGCCCTGGGTATAGGGCGACCTTTCGCTGACGATAAGAACAGCTCTATTATAAATCCCCGGCTCCGTACACTCGGCGAGAACAGGCTCTTTCAATAAACTCTCAGGGTTAATATCCTCTACCCAGAGCCATTCTTCGCGCAGCGCCCGTAGTCGTTGGGCTAATTCATCCAGATCGGGATTAACATCGGCACTGCGTATTCCCAATTCTTCTTCCAGCAGAATCAGCTCGTTCATTACCGCTTCTCGTTCGGAGTTGGAATACTGCTTCAATACCGACATATTGATGATAGGCGCGCCCACATCAATCACAGGCGTGTCACTGATGGACTGACCCAACTCCACCGGGAAAAGTAAAATAGGCTCTACAACGAATCCCTCCCAACTGCTTCTGGAGGATTTGATTTTTTTTAAATTGGTAGGATACCCAAAATGCATGGTTAGACGCCCGCGCTCACCTCTTACTTTTTTGAACAAGGCACTGGCATTGGGCAATTCGAATAATGTGTCACTACTGGTTGATAAGGTTTCCAGCTCCACATAATCCGACGGACCGTATTTATTAAAAGCAAAAGCGCTGATCCCGCCTTCGTCATCCCGCCCCATACACGCCAAATAATACTGGCACAGTTTGGCCAACGGCGTATCGGCTCGCTTTTCTAATTTTTCTTCTTTGGATGCCTTGGGCCTGTCGTCATTTGGCCACCAGCGGTAGGACTTGTCTTGATAAAATTTACCTTTTAATGAGCCATACAAGACGCTGTTTACTTCCTTTTTATCCAGCCCGAGATCACGCGCAATGTCCCGGGCTAGTTGACCGGATTTGGTGTTAAGTACCGAAGCTATGTTTTGTGCGATTTCTTGTTTTGTCAT belongs to Gammaproteobacteria bacterium and includes:
- a CDS encoding Fic family protein yields the protein MTELVLIHPFREGNGRCSRILAIIMALQAGLPILDFSIIRGPKKIDYFTAVQIGLGRDYQPMEQLFDEIIEASIQAL